A genomic segment from Methanoplanus limicola DSM 2279 encodes:
- the hisA gene encoding 1-(5-phosphoribosyl)-5-[(5-phosphoribosylamino)methylideneamino]imidazole-4-carboxamide isomerase, with product MKIFPAVDILGGQCVQLVQGRKESSRRYGDPLKCASGWIEEGADCLHIINLDGAFGDAGKNAGIIREIIDETGVFIQLGGGIRSITDASGWLNTGVDRVIIGTMAVKEPETVRTLADEWGSERICAGVDAKDGQVVVKGWEESAGDYLSWAEKFEELGAGSLLYTNVDVEGLERGISSEPVRDLISKTKIPVIASGGVTSTEDVKVLYDMGAGGVVLGSALYSGKINFKDALEVIR from the coding sequence GTGAAGATATTTCCTGCAGTTGATATCCTGGGCGGGCAGTGCGTTCAGCTTGTGCAGGGCAGAAAGGAGAGTTCCAGAAGATACGGTGACCCTCTGAAGTGTGCATCCGGGTGGATAGAAGAGGGTGCCGACTGCCTGCACATCATAAACCTCGACGGCGCATTCGGTGATGCCGGGAAGAATGCAGGGATCATCAGGGAAATAATTGATGAGACCGGAGTCTTCATTCAGCTCGGAGGCGGCATCAGAAGCATCACAGATGCCTCAGGATGGCTGAATACCGGTGTGGACAGAGTTATCATAGGGACAATGGCAGTAAAGGAACCTGAGACTGTCAGAACCCTTGCCGATGAGTGGGGCAGTGAGAGAATCTGTGCCGGAGTGGACGCTAAGGACGGGCAGGTCGTCGTTAAGGGATGGGAAGAGTCTGCGGGTGACTACCTCTCATGGGCAGAAAAATTTGAGGAACTCGGAGCCGGGTCACTGCTCTATACCAATGTTGATGTTGAAGGCCTTGAGAGAGGCATATCGTCAGAACCTGTCCGTGACCTCATATCAAAGACAAAAATTCCGGTGATAGCCTCCGGCGGTGTGACCTCAACCGAAGATGTAAAGGTTTTGTATGACATGGGTGCAGGAGGAGTTGTCCTCGGGTCTGCACTTTACAGTGGTAAGATTAACTTTAAGGATGCACTGGAAGTGATAAGATGA
- the hisB gene encoding imidazoleglycerol-phosphate dehydratase HisB — MRKAEVKRETSETEISVTFDPDGSGSVSSDTGIPFLDHMINAMGKHGGFDLDIKAKGDLEIDCHHTMEDIGIVLGLAVRKSAGEKRGIKRFAHTAVPMDEAIAHVTLDFGGRFYLVMKGEFSGRDISSIPPDMFEHFFYSLCSNAGITAHITFEGKNDHHICEAIFKAFGVALGDSVRIVEGKGVPSTKGVL, encoded by the coding sequence ATGAGAAAGGCTGAAGTTAAAAGAGAGACCTCTGAAACGGAAATATCCGTAACCTTTGACCCTGACGGAAGCGGTTCTGTCAGCTCAGATACGGGAATTCCGTTTCTGGACCACATGATAAATGCCATGGGAAAGCATGGCGGTTTTGATCTGGATATAAAGGCCAAAGGGGACCTTGAGATCGACTGCCACCACACGATGGAGGACATCGGAATCGTACTGGGGCTTGCAGTCCGGAAATCTGCCGGAGAGAAGAGAGGCATTAAGAGGTTTGCACATACAGCAGTCCCTATGGACGAGGCAATAGCCCATGTTACGCTTGACTTCGGCGGGCGCTTCTACCTTGTCATGAAAGGTGAATTTTCCGGCAGGGACATCTCATCCATACCCCCGGATATGTTTGAGCACTTCTTCTACAGCCTCTGCTCAAACGCAGGAATAACGGCCCACATTACATTTGAAGGTAAAAACGACCATCACATATGTGAAGCGATCTTTAAAGCCTTTGGAGTGGCTCTGGGCGACTCTGTGAGGATTGTGGAAGGAAAAGGCGTCCCAAGCACAAAGGGTGTCCTGTAA
- a CDS encoding histone family protein — translation MANDLPIAAVVRIAKKHGAERVGSDAAQAIVDAAEEYIATLTTEAAKYAQHAGRKTIKKEDVDMAVNA, via the coding sequence ATGGCTAATGATCTACCTATTGCAGCAGTAGTAAGAATTGCAAAGAAACACGGCGCAGAAAGAGTCGGTTCAGATGCAGCACAGGCAATTGTTGACGCAGCAGAAGAGTACATTGCAACTCTGACAACAGAGGCAGCAAAGTATGCTCAGCATGCAGGACGCAAGACAATCAAGAAGGAAGATGTTGATATGGCAGTAAATGCCTGA
- the mtxX gene encoding methanogenesis marker protein Mmp4/MtxX, protein MIIGIGAGDDGGKVFGQVSKLASKSFDVRVYSLGASDASCDTFVCEKPWEAMIQDLYSGKISAAVRGTLPANHTLGYLKEISGCCSLKRVAFLETPGGRRFILAPVGVDEGWTVREKIDFVNFSRKIAPKFGISDNVAILSGGRYGDAGRHTAVDRSLADAELAAKITGSDHCEILIEDAIKDHGIIIAPDGISGNLIFRTLTMIGGGFAHGAPVVNLDRIFVDTSRASPDYSNAILLASALSE, encoded by the coding sequence GTGATCATTGGTATAGGGGCAGGGGATGACGGGGGTAAGGTCTTTGGGCAGGTCTCAAAACTGGCTTCCAAAAGTTTTGATGTAAGGGTTTATAGTTTGGGGGCATCTGATGCTTCCTGTGATACTTTTGTCTGTGAAAAACCCTGGGAGGCTATGATTCAGGATTTGTACAGCGGTAAAATATCTGCGGCTGTACGTGGTACACTCCCGGCAAATCATACTCTTGGGTATTTAAAAGAAATTTCCGGCTGCTGTTCACTTAAGAGGGTTGCATTTCTTGAAACTCCGGGGGGCAGGCGGTTTATTCTTGCACCTGTAGGTGTTGATGAGGGGTGGACTGTCAGGGAAAAGATAGATTTTGTAAATTTTTCACGTAAAATAGCCCCTAAGTTCGGGATCAGTGATAATGTGGCGATACTTTCCGGAGGGCGCTATGGTGATGCCGGAAGGCACACAGCGGTGGACCGTTCCCTTGCAGATGCCGAACTTGCGGCAAAGATTACAGGTTCAGATCACTGCGAGATTCTTATCGAGGATGCCATAAAAGATCATGGAATTATTATAGCTCCGGACGGCATCTCCGGAAACCTGATATTCCGTACACTTACCATGATTGGAGGCGGATTTGCACATGGAGCACCTGTGGTAAATCTCGACAGAATATTTGTGGATACTTCGCGCGCCTCTCCAGATTATTCCAATGCCATTTTGCTCGCTTCAGCGCTCTCAGAATAG
- a CDS encoding methanogenesis marker 2 protein → MVFIVEENCSTDNIAKTIREYAGVRRKHAIGEIVHAFNFKSEDVVVSFGEDAALIRNGEDGLLLAADGIWSMLMQADPYWAGFCSVLVNVHDIAAMGGKPLAMVDILSVEDEKICHEVLRGMSDASSKFGVPVVGGHLHPDTDFSAIDVAIMGIVKISDAICSHTACAGDRVIAAFDLDGRIHPSCALNWDSATLRSPEELRSQIGVMQELGKRHLVTAGKDISNPGVIGTLGMLLETSRKGAVIELSRIPRPDLSALDIPFSHWVRMYPGMGFILTAKEECVDEIISLFRAAGMDAADIGYIDDTSNLTIKYHNKETSVFDLSKEGIMGLYFE, encoded by the coding sequence ATGGTGTTCATTGTGGAGGAGAACTGTTCCACAGATAATATAGCAAAAACAATCCGCGAATATGCGGGCGTGAGAAGAAAACATGCAATAGGTGAGATAGTCCACGCTTTTAATTTTAAATCGGAGGATGTGGTTGTCTCTTTCGGAGAGGATGCGGCCCTTATCCGTAATGGTGAGGACGGCCTCTTACTTGCGGCAGACGGTATATGGAGCATGCTTATGCAGGCAGACCCATACTGGGCAGGTTTCTGTTCTGTTCTTGTAAATGTTCATGATATTGCGGCAATGGGCGGTAAACCTCTTGCTATGGTTGATATTCTCTCTGTAGAGGATGAGAAGATCTGCCATGAAGTGCTGAGGGGAATGTCGGATGCTTCCTCGAAATTCGGAGTGCCGGTTGTAGGCGGGCATCTCCACCCGGATACAGATTTTTCAGCAATTGATGTGGCAATAATGGGCATTGTGAAGATCAGTGACGCCATCTGTTCCCATACCGCCTGCGCGGGTGACAGGGTAATCGCTGCTTTTGATCTTGACGGACGTATCCATCCTTCCTGTGCTCTCAACTGGGATTCTGCAACACTCAGGTCACCTGAGGAGCTTCGCTCGCAGATCGGTGTGATGCAGGAGCTTGGGAAGAGGCATCTTGTAACTGCCGGAAAGGACATCAGCAACCCCGGTGTAATCGGTACTCTGGGGATGCTTCTTGAGACAAGCAGGAAAGGTGCTGTAATTGAGCTTTCAAGGATTCCAAGGCCTGACCTGTCAGCACTTGATATTCCGTTCTCACACTGGGTCAGGATGTATCCCGGAATGGGTTTTATTCTGACTGCAAAAGAAGAGTGCGTGGATGAGATTATCTCACTCTTCAGAGCCGCCGGTATGGACGCTGCGGATATTGGTTATATCGACGATACGTCAAATCTTACTATAAAATATCACAATAAGGAAACTTCTGTCTTTGACCTTAGTAAAGAAGGTATTATGGGCTTATATTTTGAGTGA
- a CDS encoding replication factor C large subunit, giving the protein MLDWVEKYRPKTLKDIVGNRSAVRQMVEWARKWESGKEPLLLYGKPGIGKTSAAYALANDMEWEMLELNASDQRTKSIIEKVAGSCATTMSLSGAERKLLLFDEADNLHGSADKGGARAILDIIKISKQPIILIANDSYGIAKELKSVCEQVQFRALTAKTISDHLRDICSLEDLKCSESTLAEIAEGSGGDMRSALNKLYAASLGEDTLREAAVSTASKDERASIFDLVGSVLKSREDQRLMQLSAEISETPDVMSQWIEEGASYIQNEKKRAQAYHYLSQSDIYIGRTFSRQYYTLWRYASALMLIGTAYAAEGEGISARIMPPSRWRKMAGARKQKSIRNSVFNNLSEKYHMPADTLRDDYINLISVLIEDNPAGFARETGFDRDELDFFLHDKKKSADIIKEIKKEEKEREKSEKASKKREVSKKEPAKKTDETPPVKDQKTLEAAFQNRSGDEKSTESKTENRPPGKEKETDNGLNGKDKKKAAQATLFDGF; this is encoded by the coding sequence ATGCTTGACTGGGTTGAAAAATACAGGCCGAAAACTCTGAAGGATATCGTTGGAAACCGGAGTGCTGTCCGCCAGATGGTCGAATGGGCCAGAAAATGGGAGTCCGGAAAAGAGCCGCTTCTACTCTACGGAAAGCCGGGTATAGGTAAGACCTCTGCTGCATATGCCCTTGCAAATGATATGGAGTGGGAGATGCTTGAGCTTAACGCAAGCGATCAGCGTACAAAATCAATAATCGAAAAGGTAGCCGGAAGCTGTGCAACGACTATGAGCCTCTCCGGTGCAGAGAGAAAATTACTCCTCTTCGATGAAGCTGACAATCTTCACGGCAGTGCTGACAAAGGCGGAGCAAGAGCCATCCTGGATATAATCAAAATCTCAAAACAGCCGATAATACTAATTGCAAATGACAGCTACGGCATTGCAAAGGAGTTAAAATCGGTCTGCGAACAGGTCCAGTTCAGGGCGCTGACGGCAAAAACCATCTCTGACCATCTGCGGGACATATGCTCACTTGAAGACCTGAAATGCAGTGAATCAACCCTGGCCGAAATTGCCGAAGGGTCAGGCGGGGATATGAGATCTGCCCTGAATAAGCTTTATGCGGCAAGCCTTGGTGAAGATACATTAAGAGAAGCAGCAGTGAGTACTGCATCAAAGGACGAGCGTGCCTCGATATTTGATCTTGTCGGATCAGTGCTGAAATCAAGGGAAGATCAGAGACTTATGCAGCTCTCGGCCGAAATTTCAGAGACTCCTGATGTTATGTCACAGTGGATAGAGGAAGGCGCTTCTTACATTCAGAATGAGAAGAAGAGAGCACAAGCTTACCATTACCTCTCTCAATCTGACATCTACATAGGCAGAACATTCAGCAGGCAGTACTATACCCTCTGGAGATATGCATCTGCACTAATGCTTATTGGTACGGCATATGCAGCAGAAGGGGAAGGAATATCAGCAAGGATAATGCCCCCTTCAAGATGGAGAAAGATGGCCGGCGCAAGAAAGCAGAAAAGTATCAGAAATTCGGTCTTCAACAACCTCTCGGAGAAATACCATATGCCGGCAGATACACTTCGGGATGATTATATAAATCTGATATCAGTCCTGATTGAGGACAATCCAGCCGGATTTGCAAGAGAGACAGGATTTGACAGGGATGAACTGGACTTCTTCCTCCATGATAAAAAAAAGTCGGCAGATATTATAAAAGAGATAAAAAAAGAGGAGAAAGAGCGGGAAAAATCCGAAAAGGCTTCAAAGAAGAGGGAAGTTTCAAAGAAAGAACCGGCAAAGAAAACGGACGAGACTCCGCCAGTAAAAGACCAGAAAACCCTTGAAGCAGCATTTCAGAACAGATCCGGTGATGAAAAGAGCACGGAGAGCAAAACAGAGAACAGGCCACCAGGTAAAGAAAAAGAAACGGATAACGGATTAAACGGCAAAGATAAAAAGAAAGCCGCACAGGCCACACTCTTTGACGGATTTTAA
- a CDS encoding UPF0146 family protein: MVCYKDIEAKIADYLSDNYTSAVEIGIGRNPDVAAALKEKGVDVSAVDIRNIAEDYGIEFHCDDIYSPNLSLYVGREVIYSVRPGVEMVPSLISIADQTDSDLIVYHLGCEIYRDGGEIIDCGVILHKYR, from the coding sequence ATGGTTTGCTATAAGGATATTGAAGCAAAAATTGCAGATTATCTATCAGATAACTACACTTCTGCGGTTGAAATCGGGATTGGCAGAAATCCTGATGTGGCAGCAGCACTAAAAGAGAAGGGTGTTGATGTTTCAGCGGTTGACATCCGGAATATTGCTGAAGATTACGGTATTGAGTTTCACTGTGACGATATATATTCGCCGAATCTCTCCCTCTATGTAGGCAGAGAGGTTATCTATTCTGTGCGCCCCGGAGTGGAGATGGTCCCGTCTCTTATCTCAATTGCCGATCAGACGGATTCTGATCTGATAGTCTATCATCTCGGATGTGAGATCTACAGAGATGGCGGTGAAATTATTGACTGCGGTGTTATTCTGCATAAATATCGCTGA
- a CDS encoding archaemetzincin family Zn-dependent metalloprotease, with amino-acid sequence MGILIFWDNDVERGIRESAEKMISVILDMPVNSQENPVMLRGYDRTRNQNDASRILGDMQDFYTRRMGCGNSILIVTGKDLYIQGRDFVFGLARPGVNVSIVSNARLRNSWYGRQDNADDMTDRLVKEGTHELCHCMGLDHCEDPECIMYCPQTLDELDRKKKTLCEKCSQELNIYRFSDLAD; translated from the coding sequence ATGGGAATTCTTATCTTTTGGGATAATGACGTGGAAAGGGGAATAAGAGAGTCTGCCGAGAAGATGATATCAGTTATACTGGATATGCCTGTAAACTCACAGGAGAATCCAGTCATGCTCAGAGGATATGACCGGACGAGGAACCAGAATGATGCCAGCAGAATTCTGGGTGACATGCAGGATTTTTATACACGCAGAATGGGATGCGGCAACTCCATACTGATAGTTACCGGAAAAGATCTCTACATACAGGGCCGGGATTTTGTATTTGGACTTGCAAGACCGGGAGTAAACGTATCAATAGTCTCAAATGCCAGGCTGAGAAACAGCTGGTACGGGCGGCAGGACAATGCAGACGATATGACTGACAGACTTGTTAAGGAAGGAACACATGAATTATGCCACTGCATGGGTCTTGACCACTGTGAAGATCCGGAGTGCATCATGTACTGCCCGCAGACGCTTGACGAACTTGACAGGAAAAAAAAGACACTCTGTGAAAAATGCTCCCAGGAGTTAAATATCTACAGATTTTCAGATTTGGCTGATTAA